Within the Medicago truncatula cultivar Jemalong A17 chromosome 4, MtrunA17r5.0-ANR, whole genome shotgun sequence genome, the region GAGGCATTTGGATGCAGAATATGTTCCTCTATAATTGCATGAGTCAGTACAGCCAGAATTCGGAGAGATGTATGTTGGCCAGTATCGCCCAATGCTCTGTCCGTTCACCCAAGCTTCGCCTTTTCCCATCCCCGTGAAGTCGATTGCAACCGGGTTACTTCCGGAGGGAGCAACAAAGTTCGTCTATTACAATATGTACCAACATTAGTCAACTGAAGAAAAACTTAAGAATTTAAATAGAATactttattttaataagattacCTTGTACCAAGTCAAAGGTTGATTTGCAGGTAAGTTTGATTGTGAATTCCACTGTCCAACATTTCCACTAGACAGACCTACAAATTCACCTTGAAGGCCAACCTGCATTCACAAAAATACAGCCAATGTAATTAATTCACCAAAACTCAAAAGGAGAAACAAAAACAGGCCTTAAGTGAAGCCGAGACTAACCTGATATGTCCATTGCTGTGAGGTGAGATCGACGCTACTGCCATTTTTCAAGCCTTTCAATATTACCGGACCAGTGATCCCCGCACCCACTGTGTCATAAAATGCTCCATAGTTCTGTGGCGTGTAAAATTGACATTAACCAGATGATGCATATTAAAAAccatgattttgttgttgtatatgCTTTACTTAtgtataataagaaaatatgaaCCTGTAATCCCACTGTTAAACTCAGGAGATCGATCGTGTTCTTTCCAGTTACAAGTGTAATAGGTATATCCACATTGACCTTCGCATTTCCGCTGCTGCCTGCTTTACTCCCTGAAAAATTTCTCGGAAATAACATATCGAAATGTCATTCATTACATAATTCATGAAATACTTCATTTAAGAAAGAAATATCAAGTGTTAACTCTTTTTTTCCTTACCAGCAAGCTTCCCATTTACAAAAGCATGAAGGGCATGGCCAAGGGATTCAATGTGAAGAACAGGTTGATCACCGGCATTATCTTCATAAACAATGCttcaaaacaaattgaaaaaggTTAACATGGGCACGGAGaaattctaattaaaaaaaGCTATCTCAACCTTGGAAACTCATATACCTTAATGAGTACCATAAGTAGTCACTTCTATCAGCCGTCGTGTTTATTTGCTCGAGCAGTCCAGATTTTGTGAATGCATCCGGCGTTGAAATGCCGACAGGTTCACTAATCCAACTCCATCCTGAACTTGAACTGTCCAAGGaatcaaccttttcttttaaagATTCAGTTGCGAAACTTGAAATCATAGATGCAGTATTAACCTGTCATACGAAAAATACCTTTAGTTTATGTTCTACTTGCCTCTTGAAcaagaaaatagaagaaaagatAACGACAAACCTTTGCAGTATTGAGTACAACATTTTTGCAGTCCGGTAAGATGCTCACAGACCATCCAGGCAAGTGATATGAATTTCCATTAAAGGTTACCGTTGCATCAGACATGCCGATGTTGGCAAGGAAGGCGGAGCATACAGCTCCTGTCTTGTAAACTGCAGTCTGAGATTCAAAAGTAAATCATAAGagatataacaaaattatccaTGACACTAAATAGCTTGAAACTGAAACCAGAAGTTGTGATAAAAACTTAAAAGGTCCTCTTATTACCTCAAGATTTGGACCAGGAGATGTAATTGTTGGATCACTGGCTATCAATGCTTCTTCACAAAGCTTTATGGCCTTGTGCAAATCTTTAAGATGACCCCATTTGGGCTGTCTAATATCTCCTGCATCAAGCAgtaacatattttatatatttaaattttagtgGTTCATCACAAAACCTCATGGCCTTATACATAATattgttcaaaataaatatgGAAGTCGAAAGATTGCATACCATACTCATCAATGGGTGCATCATAATCATAACTCGTTGAAATGAAAGGTCCACCCGTTGTTCGACCAAAGTTAGTCCCTCCATGGTACTATTTTAGAGCAAGCaaggaaaaaaaagttgtgATATGATATCAGTTGGTTTGCTATCTCTTGCCTAGTAACTTTGAGCTTAAACTATATGCAATGTTGTCAATCACGGATTGCGGAAAATAGCAGTTGGACAAATTCAGTTATGAGCTACAACGACCCTATTTTACAATAATTTGTGATAAATAACTTGTTAAAATCTCGCTAAGCTGTAGcaccgctatttgacaacactgactACGTGTGAGATTAATTACCATGTAGTAATTTTGAAAAGTTCCACCCCGCTGAAAAAAGCGCGCAACGGCAAAAGCAAGATCTTCCACTGGTCTATAAGGCACAGCACCTCCAAATGCAAGAAACCTATGGTTTCAAAGAATTCAAAAGGTTGCAACaggggaaaaaaattaaatcatattatattttttgagtatgctattcaaataacaaaatgaTTTAAATAGAAAAGGTCGCTACTAACCATCCGCTCCAATTCTCGGTCCACATTTTTGGTTTGTTGTCAGAGTTTGGTGTGAATTGATCGCAATAAAAACTATTGCATGTGTTAATCTGCAAGCatttaagataagatattatGAAATTAACAGTTATGTAGGATATTTGTAGACATCAACATGGTAAGATAGCTCTATCATGAAGATAAACAATCCAGTAAAACGAAACCGTCTGATAAGCACAGATCGAACTATTCTTTTGccttttactaaaaaaagaaagatgataATCCAGAAAAACATTAACTGAATAAAACTATGTGGATAGctaaaaggaaaaaacataCAATTGGATCAGGTGCATTAGCCTGCTGGCACATAATCCAGGGAACACCTGTATCAAGAGATGTAGCCATTGATGCTGCCCAATCGATGTAGGATTTAGCAGCACGAGCATCATGTGTATCAATGTTCCCATACTCATTTTCAATCtggcataaaaaaaaagtaaatattctCATATTAAATAACTATGCATCCACACACAGATGCAATAATTTCactgaaaaaggaaaaattggcATGTACTTCATATGATTTTGAGAGAATAGAACCTGAGATAAAATTATAGGTCCTCCTTGTGATGCATAGAGGTTCTCTTGCTTCATCATATCGACAATCTTAGCGGTAAACCGCTTCATCTCTGCCTTGAATGGTTCATTATTAGTTCGGAACTTAATTCCAGCAATAAAATGCAACCAAAGGGGGAAACCACTGTTTAAGgcggaaaaaattaaaatcaaggATTAGATATTGTTAAGAAACTTTCCTTAAAAATGATACATTGAAAAGATTCAATTTTACCCGTAATTCCATTCAGCACACACATATGGACCGATCCGGAGATGCACATATAAACCTGCTGCTGCTACTGCCTTCACAAATCCAACCAAATCTCCCCTGCCTTCAAAATTATACTGACAAGCCAAAATATGTAatcaatcatttatttaatgtcTTTCAATAGAAAAAGTTCTGAAAATACACTATCTGATAAATATCTAAATGATCTtctatctatgaagcacggatgcAGACATGGACACACCTTCAATctaaagtgtcggtgctacatagtCTTTTAAGCTTTTATGTTTGAACACTCACACAATGCAATGtaagaaatagaaaagggaAAACAGAAGAACAATATGAAGATGGAAAAGAACAGAACCTGGCCTCGAACCGGCTCGTGCAGGTTCCAGAAAACATAAGTCTCAATCACATCAATTCCCCCATCTTTTGATTTCTGAATAAGGTCAGGCCACATCTACAATAACAAAATATACCATTGTTATAAGTTCAAACATCAAACACAAATTGAAAAAGTACTGTatatctatgaagcacagacacaaACACATACATCAAACACAACACTGACACGTAAACATTGTAATAAtagttagaagaaaaaaaaataaatgtcattAAATGTAATCCCATATATCAGTGTCATAATGGTATATAACACCGACAAATGTTAAACACAAGACACATTTTCAATCTGAAGTGTTAGTGCTACGTGCTACACgggtgtataaaaaaaaaaacagagagaaaagACAAGGAACCTGAGGAGTGCTACGAGGATAATGAATGGAACCAGACATAAGAACCCTGCGTTTACCATCAATGACCAATGCTCTATGATCATAGGTAACATTGGAACAAAAAGAAGCAGGAACATAAACACCAAGAAaccaaagcaaaacaaaaacaatttgtgTCCCTCTCATTATCTTTTTAAGGTTTAGGAACAAACTAAACCAATACAATGAAGAATGATTCCTTCTTTGTTCTTGGTACTTGTATTTAAAGGCCAAGTTATGTGTTTATGACACACTTATCTTGAAGTAAATGCAATAACAATGACTTTGAGTTTGGAATACAGTtcacaagaaaaaaacaaaaatcttaaATGGTTGCTTTCatgatacaaaaataaaaaggaaaaattatggTAGCTTTCTtagtacaaaaataaataaatcttctATGAGAATGCCTAAGTAGTTGGATTTAATCTCATAAGTCTGTGGtgtctttttttattatcacaTGCGTGTAAGTGTTGGAGGTTGTTGCTTAACCGCTTTGTGAAAAGATAGCAATGGAATTGTAGCTTCAAATTGGTATAAACTTGGAGAGTGGGAagagaatcaaatcaaatataatcTAATGAGAGAAGAGTACAAATGTTAATTAAATAGtagaataattttctttttttaggttaatcaaattaagtaattataAAGTATTAGTATATGTTAAAATGGGCATATACTAGACATCAGACAATATGTGTTATAGCATGATAGAGGTATATgtttatctctttattttttcttttaaaaagtttaaCGATGAAAATAGAATATTCAAATTCACGTCTAAACATATAAAATGTCTATGCACAACCAATAAGTTGTACTTACATACgagtctcttctaacttaatcAAAATTTTGGATTCAAATCCAGTCTTGAGTATGTAGCAGTGTTAAAACCCTTAGGGAAAGCTTGCCGCCTATTTGAATCACACAATGATCGAGCGATTAATCTCTACAGTTGCGCACAAAAGATACGTGATTTATACCCAAAAAAACCATTAAGTTGTGACAATACATGTTTGCATCTATATTTATTTCTTGTTATATTCTACAATTTACATGAATTTGAGATCGTTTACTTCGaagtttaaactcaaaatttataccgaaaaaaataaaaaactgtcGTGAGATCTAAACCGTCCGATCTTGATCGGAAGTTTGCATCAAATCTTGATTGCACCTAAtccaaatccaattttttttacatgaaatGAAAGTATCATTTTTCTATAGGGGAATCAGTCACTTTAATCCCTGAATGGGAAAGgagtagtcactttagtccctgaatgcagagaaattgcaaaacagtCCCTGAATGTATATTCTGTTGGTCAATTTCAAGGACTAAAGTGATTAACGGAGTATACATTCAGAGACTAAATAGACTAACATAGTCTacattcagggactattttgcAATTTATCTGCATTCAGAGACGAAAATGACGACTCATTTCCTAtttagggactaaagtgactaatctCCCTTTTACTATAATTATTCTCCATATTGAAGGGCACGCCACGTCCAATTATTATAGTATTTAAAGCTTATAAGCATATATATctaaacaaaaactaaaaaaatattgtcagtGTCATCGTCGTCTTCCTCATTTCTGGTGCTGTCTTCTTCCTATGATTCTTGCCTACCCGGTCACTGATTTTGTCTCATTTTAGTAGCTATATATTGGCTTATATTAATTTGGTTATTGGGTGTAATAAATGAATATTGTTAAGGTAGTTAGCAAGTAGTAAGTACTCCcccatttttataaattatgatgTTCCATTCCCATCTTAATTTAGTGTTTTTTCTCTAACAATCATAATTTAGTGTTTGAGGATAGGAAAAATCTTAATTTATGATATCTTGTTTagtaaattttatcttaaagtGGAAACTGGGAGtactacataaaataaaatgatgttcttaaatataatttaaaaactaaagttgaaatctagtaaaaattataaaataattagcttaattaataaaaatattaataattaattttggaaaaccatatataatttttttaatattcttttcctttataaataaaaaattattataatattttataaaattatttataatttttagaataaaacaatcgattataatttttatcacaagagtaattttgtattttatataataagatcaattgaaataaaatatttataattaaatattgaaatatatatatatatatatatatatatatatatatagaaatggAAGGCAATGTAGAACAAGTTGCGCTGCTAACCTTTTTGGATGGTAAAATGAATCCTATTAAACACAACATCCATATTCTTAAGACACATAACATTGTTATAAATGatcttttgaactttttttcaaaagtcaGCAACCTCTTTTGCTCGAAAGTCAAAAATGTCAAATGCAAATTGTATAAAAAcatgttactccctccgtcccaaattgtatgtcactttagaaaaaatatttgtcccaaattgtatgtcgctttacaataccaatgaaaaattaatgttacttttcttattatatccttaactatttattactctctcttttttcaattccttcatttatctttcccatatcatttattgaggacaattttgtaaaacaattcataatatctctttcccacacaatattaattacatttcttaatatgtgtgaaatgtccaaaacgtcatacaattttggacggagggagtaatatttttaggcaaatgctaacttgtgccctcaaggacacatgttaaagaactcattatagaaatatatgcaTTAAAAATCGTACATTCAACTTCTAAAAAATGAAACTATCAtattttccaatgtaaaattgcCCTTTTCgggtttcttaacatgtgcccttagggcacaagttaacatgacccatatttttatattggacAATGCTAAGTAGTGTCTGAAGGACATTGGATAAACATtcaaaacaagtaagttttcaagaaaaagttgtgtaatcattacttaatagaaaataacatcttatattttaaagacaaaattttcatttatagATTCCTTAACCAATATCCTAAAAACACTGGTTAACAAAACTCTTTTATATTTGATCCCTTTATTTAACGTCATTTTGAGCATCGTCTATCCCACCGTAAAAATTATGGTCCCGACTTTCACGAGGGAAACCAATCAATTTtgtaatattaccaaattattATAGGTAAGACACTAATTGATAGTATTATTCACTTCATTGTCTAATTGATATTATTAACTAATTGATACTCcatccggtccttattataagtaacaattaactttttagattcattctgTAAGTGATGTGTCTAATCTATATTTATAACGAGATGCATTAATTATCTAAttaatctaaaaagtcaactgtTACTTATATAAGGATCAGAGGAAGTATTTTCTTGATCTCGTGTCAACTCGACCATACTCCctctggtcactattataagcaaaagttcactttttagattcattcaataaatgatatatgtagtTTACATGTAGATCACacacatcatttattaaatgaacctaaaaaatgaatttttatttataataatgacgAGAGGGAATAGTAATGAATCACATTGATGAAACCGAAAATGGCAGAGTACGGGCGAAGTGGAATACGGTCAAGCCATTAATATTTGAAAGTGGTtgtcaaaagtcaaaatattgttGGAAGATTACGTGGAGTGAGTGGAACACTCAACACTATATTGGTCTTTGTAATTGAacattttactccctccgttccattTTAATTAAGCCTCGActcatttcacacttattaagaaaaagtgtataaATGAGAGTGAGAGAAAATGGTTTTGAGTTCCTTTGTCAACTATTTGTACATTTttcttatcataaatgcaaagtagaatatattgaattgagaatgGTGAAAGTAGTaataattagagttataattggaaaaaaaataattaatattgtattgaaaagtaaaattgatcaatttttcCTGAAcgatatttttttccaaaaatggaTCGGTTGTTATGGGACCGAGGGAGTAGTTCCTAAAATTCATCTCTCCAATTggatattttattatgttatatatctat harbors:
- the LOC11409535 gene encoding beta-galactosidase 8 — its product is MRGTQIVFVLLWFLGVYVPASFCSNVTYDHRALVIDGKRRVLMSGSIHYPRSTPQMWPDLIQKSKDGGIDVIETYVFWNLHEPVRGQYNFEGRGDLVGFVKAVAAAGLYVHLRIGPYVCAEWNYGGFPLWLHFIAGIKFRTNNEPFKAEMKRFTAKIVDMMKQENLYASQGGPIILSQIENEYGNIDTHDARAAKSYIDWAASMATSLDTGVPWIMCQQANAPDPIINTCNSFYCDQFTPNSDNKPKMWTENWSGWFLAFGGAVPYRPVEDLAFAVARFFQRGGTFQNYYMYHGGTNFGRTTGGPFISTSYDYDAPIDEYGDIRQPKWGHLKDLHKAIKLCEEALIASDPTITSPGPNLETAVYKTGAVCSAFLANIGMSDATVTFNGNSYHLPGWSVSILPDCKNVVLNTAKVNTASMISSFATESLKEKVDSLDSSSSGWSWISEPVGISTPDAFTKSGLLEQINTTADRSDYLWYSLSIVYEDNAGDQPVLHIESLGHALHAFVNGKLAGSKAGSSGNAKVNVDIPITLVTGKNTIDLLSLTVGLQNYGAFYDTVGAGITGPVILKGLKNGSSVDLTSQQWTYQVGLQGEFVGLSSGNVGQWNSQSNLPANQPLTWYKTNFVAPSGSNPVAIDFTGMGKGEAWVNGQSIGRYWPTYISPNSGCTDSCNYRGTYSASKCLKNCGKPSQTLYHVPRAWLKPDSNTFVLFEESGGDPTKISFGTKQIESVCSHVTESHPPPVDTWNSNAESERKVGPVLSLECPYPNQAISSIKFASFGTPRGTCGNYNHGSCSSNRALSIVQKACIGSSSCNIGVSINTFGNPCRGVTKSLAVEAACT